A single Kryptolebias marmoratus isolate JLee-2015 linkage group LG16, ASM164957v2, whole genome shotgun sequence DNA region contains:
- the pogzb gene encoding pogo transposable element derived with ZNF domain b isoform X1: MDTQLFMECEEEELEPWQQVNDSVEEDDMDFMDNYCEPVEDSLSPLPASETPPPRTPPPITPAPTVSSPLRIVSSSVMSLPPSSITATCSTLSLPTSSKPIAPPLIAQAPPLILTQTAGGTFLLPAASRTGSGQPILLTAQGFQVPTMVSPGTPLVLNLQSGQTVQPLTLIQSPSLGQLVRPGVAMSPLLSQGQTGKVSAPSGGFTTVQLPTTLTIRTSTPGPVNLQVTKVRSTNSLNLAACPAPLSAPANGVTKATPLSSGISETIGHAPSVGTTAPASSPTQVVMSVDDFYYGRFSGDVSLRGPQMGIKTLSFTCTICSSQAENNLRLMEHMLQHSDLIAEGGNSLCCRFCYRQFSSSSHLKTHQEQVHGSALSSCLCRICEWAFEDEPVFLNHMKSNHKPGEMPYVCQVCSYRSSFYSDVLKHFASFHRDSLFLLCIYCLKVTRNPVGYQQHLLRHKVNQGFHCNRCRLQFVFLKDKMQHKLENHRSFRRPPQLEGLPPGSKVAIRTYGKLKPPSVSASMVQPNRIRTEPQNSLVQKNSPLHKSPKSPNKRSVSRRDLVSRSVPGEGGRLVCLECGTDASDLSAHYPTYVHCLLCPYSSCCSRAYAAHMIHHHVPSSRDQVLPLQRLPPPSAFLLRCSDCDFQPPSADPMADHLLEKPEHDSAICRQRYYTESDIQFFPTEEPQSLEEPVQNQDLLEPSWMSADNWKDPSESTKTSILDFTHPCGPYHIPSRNCDAIDFFSLIFPSALIELIARETNTNVKACHILGSGPVDWVPVTTHEIKGFIGLVILMGIHNLPDLLHYWSWKHYDNSYTFYRAMSFKRFQQIAANICMGSFITNELGGSGTPNDPLHVFRPMLNILGGAMWSAYEPNCCLTVDRTLLPSLDEDSSSTKGNPKTQPQVWLLCDSKSGYCHRFFIQVGQKTGQDLGFTVVPELMKDLNNKNHQLFLASSLTSIPLMQKLLDQGIYASSSFPPPNPILPQELWDRGQLEKPGDFLQRQFGPLLATRWKDTKEMGCLSTNAAPGEPDTVWRRSPTTSGELVPISRPMAFRLLQENMRGVDICKQLQACNPLGGIPQDRHWRNLFWFLINLSVVNAFIVLRESRKEHPPAWVQDGLFTQVNFRKRLGNQLAKCAQKYLETLELAISHKSRTETTEEAVKQRHRMAKISSISKRCKNCNLKNLRHESVYGCTICKANLCKQPSCFWEYHGLSPVNKGSTKVGFFRNRISGAVDVEEVVDNLDEAMAPVEDLDFSDDDTLDDLEDVEENETVKEEDLCNLDSVSQLLSETTAPVQTAAQSPASKEDFLSARQLRIILFALCEGLQQASRVFSTKTPLIRSWLKEAKRRLKRTEQEQRIYAGGSDQMLAWVLFMREQQLPITESNLFNKASMLKKKGAFGESFRISYDWAVSFLLQHQLGVRSAGRVPSLTRLLPSSLETKVRSFRDFTQKVFHVHQLTESSVAAMDELCLFVDLRLAQDKSCCSEALELIGSSPLITVYLTVLADGTMLPSLALTTRQLPEKVLPESVLLEVSPESLSIEDILDLWTSKVWLKHLSTSAQPSKSMLVLDRHREHLGDPFLSSLSGSCSLPAVIPGGCSFCLQPLEICLKPVLQRFLLSRWSEFTARNPPELEETEPARLQINVTQQLIDWVVEALTHLNKLPQVWKQSFHLTGLLPAPRGLSEETEDKTSQKPEDIQADLLKTLTQMLLGPETTETCSPELQELEDEEGDEQETSEDQQDTKVERMEVEETERKTEDRKEVEGQEVMETEDKDREEKDLDDHEKETKEEGLKYKEKEGEMMVKDSEDRMKEDRKEKTETREEDSEEEGKETEEDRKDVSKERRETRIVIGKEVGDEWKILVKTRTEGAATDGDEEDRMDIEDE, translated from the exons ATGGACACTCAGCTGTTTATGGAgtgcgaggaggaggagctggagccgTGGCAGCAGGTGAACGACAGCGTGGAGGAAGATGACATGGACTTTATGGACAACTACTGTGAGCCAG TGGAGGACTCTCTGTCTCCTCTTCCTGCCTCTGAGACTCCGCCCCCCAGGACGCCTCCGCCCATCACACCTGCCCCAACAG TTTCGTCTCCTCTGAGGATCGTCTCCTCCTCTGTGATGtcacttcctccctcctccatcACCGCCACTTGCTCCACCCTCTCCCTCCCTACCAGCTCCAAGCCCATTGCCCCGCCCCTGATAGCTCAGGCTCCGCCCCTCATCCTGACGCAGACCGCAGGTGGAACGTTCCTCCTCCCAGCAGCCTCCAGGACAGGCAGCGGCCAGCCCATCCTCCTGACCGCACAG GGCTTCCAGGTACCGACGATGGTGAGCCCCGGTACTCCTCTGGTGCTGAACCTGCAGTCGGGTCAGACGGTCCAGCCCCTCACTCTGATCCAGT CCCCTTCTCTGGGTCAGCTGGTTCGGCCCGGTGTGGCCATGTCGCCTCTGCTCTCACAGGGACAAACCGGCAAAGTCTCCGCCCCTTCAGGAGGCTTCACCACCGTGCAGCTGCCCACGACGCTGACCATCCGGACCAGCACACCGGGACCCG tGAACCTGCAGGTGACAAAGGTGAGGAGTACCAACTCCCTGAACCTGGCAGCTTGCCCCGCCCCCCTTTCAGCTCCAGCCAATGGTGTCACGAAGGCCACACCCCTCAGCAGCGGCATCAGTGAGACAATAG GCCACGCCCCCTCCGTTGGTACCACGGCGCCAGCCTCCAGCCCGACCCAGGTGGTGATGAGCGTGGACGATTTCTACTATGGGAGGTTCAGTGGGGACGTGAGTCTGAGGGGACCACAGATGGGAATCAAAACCCTGTCCTTCACCTGCACCATCTGCTCCTCCCAGGCTGAGAACAACCTCAG gttgATGGAGCATATGCTGCAGCACTCAGACCTGATTGCAGAAGGTGGGAACAGTTTGTGCTGCCGCTTCTGTTACCGACAGTTCTCGTCTTCGTCTCACCTGAAGACCCACCAGGAGCAGGTGCATGGCTCCGCCCTCTCCTCAT gTTTGTGCCGTATTTGTGAGTGGGCGTTTGAAGACGAGCCGGTCTTCCTGAACCACATGAAGTCCAACCATAAACCCGGAGAGATGCCCTACGTCTGCCAG GTGTGTTCGTATCGCTCTTCCTTCTACTCGGACGTCCTGAAGCACTTCGCCTCCTTCCACAGAGACTCTCTGTTCCTGCTTTGTATTTACTGCCTGAAGGTGACCAGAAACCCAGTGGGCTACCAGCAGCACCTGCTCCGACACAAG GTGAACCAGGGTTTCCACTGCAACAGGTGTCGTCTTCAGTTCGTCTTCCTCAAAGACAAAATGCAACACAAGCTGGAAAACCACCGCAGCTTCCGCAGACCCCCACAGCTGGAGGGACTGCCCCCTGGGTCTAAG GTAGCCATCAGGACCTATGGAAAGCTGAAGCCTCCATCGGTGTCTGCCTCCATGGTTCAGCCCAACAGAATCAGAACCGAGCCACAGAACAGTTTGGTCCAGAAGAATTCTCCACTCCACAAATCCCCCAAATCTCCAAACAAGAGATCTGTAAGCCGCAGAGATCTCGTCAGCAG GTCTGTACCAGGTGAGGGAGGGCGCTTGGTGTGTTTGGAGTGTGGTACCGACGCCTCGGACCTGTCCGCCCACTACCCGACCTACGTCCACTGTCTGCTGTGTCCctacagcagctgctgctcccgGGCCTATGCTGCCCACATGATCCA TCATCACGTCCCCAGCTCCAGAGATCAAGTTCTGCCCCTGCAGCGGCTGCCTCCTCCCAG TGCGTTCCTGCTGCGCTGCTCTGACTGTGACTTCCAGCCGCCGTCAGCTGATCCGATGGCCGACCACCTGCTGGAGAAGCCGGAGCACGACAGCGCCATCTGCAGGCAGCGGT attataCTGAATCTGACATCCAGTTCTTCCCCACCGAAGAGCCCCAATCCTTAGAAGAACcggtccagaaccaggactTACTGGAACCGTCCTGGATGTCAGCAGATAATTGGAAGGATCCATCTGAGAGCACCAAGACCTCCATCCTGGACTTCACCCACCCCTGTGGACCGTACCACATCCCGTCCAGGAACTGCGACGCCATTGACTTCTTCAGCCTGATCTTCCCCTCGGCACTCATTGAGCTCATCGCCAGAGAGACCAACACCAACGTCAAAGCCTGCCACATTCTGGGCTCCGGCCCGGTGGACTGGGTCCCCGTCACCACTCACGAGATCAAAGGCTTCATCGGGCTCGTTATCCTGATGGGGATCCATAACCTGCCCGACCTGCTGCACTACTGGTCCTGGAAACACTACGACAACAGCTACACCTTCTACCGGGCCATGAGCTTCAAGCGGTTCCAGCAGATCGCTGCCAACATCTGCATGGGCAGCTTCATCACAAACGAGCTCGGAGGATCCGGTACCCCCAACGACCCGCTGCACGTCTTCAGGCCGATGCTGAACATCCTGGGTGGAGCCATGTGGTCCGCTTACGAGCCTAACTGCTGCCTGACCGTTGACCGGACCCTGCTGCCCAGTCTGGACgaggacagcagcagcactAAGGGCAACCCCAAGACCCAGCCTCAGGTCTGGCTGCTCTGCGACTCCAAGTCTGGGTACTGCCACCGCTTTTTCATCCAGGTGGGGCAGAAGACGGGCCAGGACCTGGGCTTCACTGTGGTACCAGAACTGATGAAGGACCTGAACAATAAGAACCACCAGCTGTTTCTGGCCAGCTCACTCACTTCCATCCCGCTGATGCAGAAGCTTCTGGATCAGGGCATCTACGCCTCCAGCTCCTTCCCTCCACCTAACCCCATCCTGCCCCAGGAGCTGTGGGACAGGGGGCAGCTGGAGAAGCCCGGGGACTTCCTGCAGAGACAGTTTGGCCCCCTGCTGGCCACTCGATGGAAGGACACCAAGGAAATGGGCTGCCTGTCCACTAATGCCGCTCCGGGTGAACCTGACACTGTTTGGAGGAGGTCTCCGACCACATCGGGGGAGCTGGTCCCGATCAGCCGCCCCATGGCCTTCCGCCTCCTGCAGGAGAACATGCGAGGCGTCGACATCTGCAAGCAGCTGCAGGCCTGCAACCCACTGGGCGGCATCCCACAGGACCGCCACTGGCGCAACCTCTTCTGGTTCCTGATCAACCTGAGCGTCGTCAACGCCTTCATCGTGCTGCGCGAGAGCCGCAAGGAACACCCGCCTGCCTGGGTCCAGGATGGCCTCTTCACTCAGGTCAACTTCCGTAAGCGTTTGGGCAACCAGCTGGCAAAGTGTGCCCAGAAGTACCTGGAGACCCTAGAGTTGGCCATTTCCCACAAGTCCAGGACGGAGACCACAGAGGAAGCCGTCAAACAGAGACACAGGATGGCAAAGATCAGCAGCATCTCCAAGAGGTGCAAGAACTGCAACCTGAAGAACCTTCGGCATGAGAGCGTGTACGGCTGCACCATCTGCAAGGCCAACCTGTGCAAGCAGCCCAGCTGCTTCTGGGAATACCACGGCCTGTCTCCTGTCAACAAAG GATCCACCAAAGTTGGTTTCTTCAGGAACAGAATAAG CGGAGCCGTCGatgtggaggaggtggtggatAACTTGGACGAGGCCATGGCTCCTGTGGAGGACTTGGACTTCTCTGACGACGACACGCTGGATGATCTGGAGGatgttgaagaaaatgaaactgttaAAGAAGAAGATTTGTGTAATCTGGATTCAGTGTCTCAGTTACTGTCAGAAACAACCGCCCCCGTCCAAACAGCAGCCCAGAGTCCGGCCTCCAAGGAAGACTTCCTGTCAGCCCGTCAGCTGAGGATCATCCTGTTTGCTTTGTGTGAAGGACTCCAGCAGGCCTCAAGGGTCTTTTCAACCAAAACGCCGCTCATCCGGTCCTGGCTGAAGGAGGCCAAGAGGCGTCTGAAGCGAACGGAACAGGAGCAGAGGATCTACGCCGGCGGCTCGGATCAGATGCTGGCCTGGGTTCTGTTCATGCGCGAGCAGCAGCTTCCGATCACAGAGAGTAACCTCTTCAATAAAGCCTCCATGTTGAAGAAGAAGGGGGCGTTTGGCGAGTCTTTCCGGATCTCCTACGACTGGGCGGtgagcttcctgctgcagcacCAGCTGGGTGTACGCAGCGCCGGCAGGGTCCCATCTCTGACCCGCCTTCTGCCGTCTTCCCTGGAGACCAAGGTCCGGTCCTTCAGAGACTTTACCCAGAAAGTCTTCCACGTCCACCAGCTGACAGAGAGCTCTGTCGCTGCGATGGACGAGCTGTGTCTCTTTGTAGACTTGAGGTTAGCTCAGGACAAGTCTTGCTGCTCAGAAGCCCTGGAGCTCATCGGATCCTCCCCTTTGATCACAGTTTACCTGACGGTTCTGGCTGACGGTACCATGCTGCCGTCTCTGGCTCTAACGACCAGGCAGCTGCCGGAGAAAGTTCTGCCAGAGTCCGTCTTACTCGAGGTCAGTCCTGAGAGTCTGTCCATTGAGGACATCTTAGATCTCTGGACCAGTAAGGTTTGGCTGAAGCACCTGTCCACTTCAGCTCAGCCCAGTAAATCAATGCTGGTTTTGGACCGGCACCGGGAGCACCTGGGAGATCCGTTTCTGAGCTCCCTCAGTGGATCGTGTAGCCTGCCGGCGGTGATCCCCGGAGGCTGCTCCTTCTGTCTGCAGCCCCTGGAGATCTGTCTGAAGCCTGTTCTGCAGCGCTTCCTGCTGTCCCGCTGGTCCGAGTTCACTGCCAGAAACCCGCCGGAGCTGGAGGAGACAGAACCCGCCCGACTCCAAATTAACGTGACCCAACAGCTCATTGACTGGGTGGTGGAAGCCCTGACCCACCTGAACAAGCTCCCCCAGGTCTGGAAGCAGTCCTTCCACCTGACGGGTCTACTGCCGGCGCCCAGAGGGCTGTCTGAGGAGACTGAGGACAAAACAAGTCAGAAACCAGAGGACATTCAGGCAGACCTCCTTAAGACCCTGACTCAGATGCTCCTGGGTCCTGAAACAACAGAGACTTGTTCACCTGAGCTCCAAGAGCTGGAGGACGAAGAAGGGGACGAACAGGAGACATCTGAGGATCAACAGGACACTAAAGTTGAGAGGATGGAGGtagaagagacagagagaaaaactgaggacaggaaggaggtggaaggacaggaagtgatggaGACAGAGGACAAGGACAGGGAAGAAAAGGATTTGGACGACCAcgaaaaagaaactaaagaagAAGGACTAAAGTACAAGGAGAAAGAAGGAGAGATGATGGTGAAGGACAGCGAGGACCGCAtgaaagaggacagaaaagaaaaaactgagaCAAGAGAGGAGGACAGTGAGGAGGAGGgaaaggagacagaggaggacaggaaagaTGTGAGCAAAGAGAGACGAGAGACCAGGATTGTGATAGGAAAAGAAGTGGGAGATGAGTGGAAGATACTGGTGAAGACCCGGACTGAAGGTGCTGCAACTGATGGAGATGAGGAGGACAGGATGGACATTGAAGATGAGTAG